From the genome of Campylobacter concisus, one region includes:
- a CDS encoding 4Fe-4S dicluster domain-containing protein: MIIKENVPVWVDESRCKACDVCVSYCPAGVLAMRLEPKAVLGKMIEVVYADSCIGCRDCELHCPDFAIYVAEKGFKFAKLTPESKERATAVKANKFAKLGESA, encoded by the coding sequence ATGATAATAAAAGAAAATGTACCTGTTTGGGTCGATGAGAGCAGGTGTAAGGCCTGCGACGTCTGTGTGAGCTACTGTCCAGCAGGCGTGCTAGCGATGAGGCTTGAGCCAAAAGCAGTGCTTGGTAAGATGATAGAGGTCGTCTATGCTGACTCATGCATAGGCTGTCGCGACTGCGAGCTTCATTGCCCTGATTTTGCCATTTATGTGGCTGAAAAAGGCTTTAAATTTGCAAAGCTAACGCCTGAGAGCAAAGAGCGAGCTACTGCCGTAAAGGCAAATAAATTTGCAAAGCTTGGAGAGAGCGCATGA
- a CDS encoding 2-oxoglutarate synthase subunit alpha: protein MRELVSTGNALVARAAVECGCNFFGGYPITPSSEIAHELSVLLPKHGGTFIQMEDEIAGISVSLGASASGAKAMTASSGPGISLKAEQIGLGFIAEIPLVIVNVMRGGPSTGLPTRVAQGDILQAKNPTHGDVNMIVLAPSSLEECYTQTVRAFNLAARFMTPVMLLLDETIGHMQARVRLPEISELEIYKRREFSGEPKGYKPYEAAPDEPATLNPFFKGYHYHITGLHHGATGFPTEDGKIVEYSMNRLLNKINLHTDECEKFEEFMLNDAEICIIAFGSVALSAKQAILNLREKGLKVGLFKPLTLFPAPAKKLKEISNKFNKILVCELNLGQYSGEISKIILRDDFAKLLKANGRPISPSEIEAKIGEIYGF from the coding sequence ATGAGAGAGCTAGTATCAACTGGAAATGCCCTAGTAGCAAGGGCTGCTGTCGAGTGTGGCTGTAACTTCTTTGGCGGATATCCGATCACTCCAAGTAGCGAGATCGCCCACGAGCTAAGCGTGCTTTTGCCAAAACATGGCGGCACATTTATACAAATGGAAGATGAGATAGCTGGGATTTCAGTTTCTCTTGGCGCAAGTGCGAGTGGTGCTAAGGCGATGACTGCTAGCTCAGGACCTGGAATTTCACTAAAGGCTGAGCAAATAGGCCTTGGCTTTATAGCTGAGATACCACTTGTCATCGTAAACGTTATGCGCGGTGGCCCATCAACTGGCTTGCCAACCCGCGTCGCACAAGGCGATATCTTGCAGGCTAAAAACCCAACTCACGGCGATGTAAATATGATAGTTTTGGCCCCTAGTAGCCTAGAGGAGTGCTATACGCAGACAGTTCGAGCGTTTAACCTCGCAGCTAGGTTTATGACGCCAGTTATGCTACTACTTGATGAGACGATAGGACACATGCAAGCAAGGGTGCGTTTGCCTGAGATTAGCGAGCTAGAAATTTATAAAAGAAGAGAATTTAGCGGTGAGCCAAAAGGGTATAAACCTTACGAGGCCGCACCAGATGAGCCAGCCACGCTAAATCCTTTCTTTAAAGGCTACCACTACCATATCACTGGGCTTCATCACGGAGCAACTGGCTTTCCAACAGAAGATGGAAAAATCGTTGAATACTCGATGAATAGGCTGCTTAATAAGATAAATTTACACACTGATGAGTGCGAGAAATTTGAAGAGTTTATGCTAAATGACGCTGAAATTTGCATCATCGCCTTTGGTAGCGTGGCGCTTTCAGCCAAACAAGCGATATTAAATTTACGTGAAAAAGGGCTAAAAGTAGGGCTATTTAAGCCACTCACACTTTTTCCAGCTCCAGCTAAAAAGCTAAAAGAGATATCAAATAAATTTAATAAAATTTTAGTCTGCGAGCTAAATTTAGGCCAGTATAGTGGCGAAATTTCAAAGATCATCTTAAGAGATGACTTTGCAAAACTGCTAAAAGCAAACGGCAGACCGATAAGCCCAAGCGAGATCGAGGCAAAGATAGGAGAAATTTATGGCTTTTAA
- a CDS encoding lactate/malate family dehydrogenase, which translates to MKISIVGSGNVGASIAYALCMREVCDEIALVDIFGDVARAKAIDLAQSSCVFNAKTIVCGGDDFMLIEGSDIVVVTAGSPRKEGQTREDLLLKNAVVVKQTAQNIAKFAPNAVIIVVTNPLDVMVWTAHKFSGFSKNKVIGMAGELDGARCRYELALLKDKDAKGLKTKIIGAHNDEMIVSASNISENLNENELATLKKETSTGGAKIVKLLGTSAYYAPAAAVVKMCEAIMGKSDEILSASVLLDNELSCGRLVRLGREGLKEILELNINESEQEQLSKSEADIRKNIKFLKENLD; encoded by the coding sequence ATGAAAATAAGTATAGTTGGATCAGGAAACGTCGGTGCAAGCATAGCTTATGCGCTTTGTATGAGGGAAGTTTGCGATGAGATCGCGCTTGTGGATATATTTGGTGACGTGGCACGTGCAAAGGCTATCGATCTAGCACAGTCAAGTTGCGTTTTTAATGCTAAAACTATCGTTTGTGGTGGCGATGATTTTATGCTAATAGAGGGCAGTGATATCGTAGTGGTAACTGCTGGAAGCCCAAGGAAAGAGGGTCAAACAAGAGAGGACTTACTTCTTAAAAATGCCGTCGTTGTAAAGCAAACAGCTCAAAATATCGCAAAATTTGCACCAAATGCGGTGATAATCGTCGTGACAAATCCGCTTGATGTGATGGTCTGGACGGCTCATAAATTTAGCGGTTTTAGCAAAAATAAAGTGATCGGCATGGCTGGTGAGCTTGATGGTGCAAGATGCAGATATGAGCTAGCACTTCTAAAAGATAAAGATGCAAAAGGGCTAAAGACAAAGATAATTGGCGCTCACAACGACGAGATGATCGTATCTGCTAGTAATATCAGCGAAAATTTAAACGAAAATGAGCTAGCAACTCTTAAAAAAGAGACAAGCACAGGTGGCGCAAAGATCGTTAAGCTTCTTGGCACTTCAGCTTACTATGCACCAGCAGCTGCTGTTGTGAAGATGTGTGAAGCGATCATGGGCAAGAGTGATGAAATTTTAAGCGCTAGCGTGCTTCTTGATAATGAGCTAAGTTGCGGCAGGCTAGTAAGGCTTGGACGCGAGGGCTTAAAAGAAATTTTAGAGCTAAATATAAATGAAAGTGAGCAAGAGCAGCTAAGTAAAAGCGAAGCTGATATTAGAAAAAACATTAAATTTTTAAAAGAAAATTTGGATTAG